A genomic window from Solanum dulcamara chromosome 11, daSolDulc1.2, whole genome shotgun sequence includes:
- the LOC129872880 gene encoding agamous-like MADS-box protein MADS2 isoform X2, translating into MGRGRVELKRIENKINRQVTFAKRRNGLLKKAYELSVLCDAEVALLVFSNRGKLYEFCSTNNMLKTLERYQKCSYGTLEVNRSIKDNEQSSYREYLKLKAKYESLQRYQRHLLGDELGPLTIDDLEHLEVQLDTSLKHIRSTRTQMMLDQLSDLQTKEKLWNEANKVLERKMEEIYAENNLQQTWGGAEQSLTYGQQQHAQSQGFFQPLECNSSLQIGYDPITTSSQITAVTNAQNVTGMIPGWML; encoded by the exons ATGGGTAGAGGAAGAGTGGAGCTGAAGAGGATAGAGAACAAGATAAACAGGCAAGTCACTTTTGCAAAGAGGAGAAATGGATTGCTCAAAAAAGCTTATGAATTATCTGTGCTTTGTGATGCTGAGGTTGCTCTCCTCGTTTTCTCTAATCGTGGAAAGCTATATGAATTCTGCAGCACAAACAA tatgctcaaaacccttGAGAGGTACCAAAAATGCAGCTATGGAACATTGGAAGTTAATCGATCAATCAAAGATAATGAG CAAAGCAGCTACAGGGAATACTTGAAACTCAAAGCTAAGTATGAGTCACTGCAGCGATATCAAAG ACACCTTCTTGGAGATGAGTTGGGGCCTCTGACTATAGATGATCTTGAGCATCTTGAGGTCCAACTTGATACTTCCCTCAAACACATTAGGTCCACCAGG ACACAAATGATGCTTGACCAGCTTTCTGATCTTCAAACTAAG GAGAAATTGTGGAATGAGGCTAACAAGGTTCTTGAAAGAAAG ATGGAAGAGATATATGCTGAAAACAACCTGCAACAAACATGGGGTGGTGCTGAGCAAAGTCTCACTTATGGTCAGCAGCAACATGCTCAATCTCAGGGTTTCTTCCAACCTCTAGAGTGCAACTCTTCCTTGCAAATTGG GTACGATCCAATAACAACTTCAAGCCAAATAACAGCAGTAACAAATGCCCAAAACGTGACTGGTATGATACCTGGCTGGATGCTGTGA
- the LOC129872880 gene encoding agamous-like MADS-box protein MADS2 isoform X1, whose protein sequence is MGRGRVELKRIENKINRQVTFAKRRNGLLKKAYELSVLCDAEVALLVFSNRGKLYEFCSTNNMLKTLERYQKCSYGTLEVNRSIKDNEQSSYREYLKLKAKYESLQRYQRHLLGDELGPLTIDDLEHLEVQLDTSLKHIRSTRTQMMLDQLSDLQTKEKLWNEANKVLERKQMEEIYAENNLQQTWGGAEQSLTYGQQQHAQSQGFFQPLECNSSLQIGYDPITTSSQITAVTNAQNVTGMIPGWML, encoded by the exons ATGGGTAGAGGAAGAGTGGAGCTGAAGAGGATAGAGAACAAGATAAACAGGCAAGTCACTTTTGCAAAGAGGAGAAATGGATTGCTCAAAAAAGCTTATGAATTATCTGTGCTTTGTGATGCTGAGGTTGCTCTCCTCGTTTTCTCTAATCGTGGAAAGCTATATGAATTCTGCAGCACAAACAA tatgctcaaaacccttGAGAGGTACCAAAAATGCAGCTATGGAACATTGGAAGTTAATCGATCAATCAAAGATAATGAG CAAAGCAGCTACAGGGAATACTTGAAACTCAAAGCTAAGTATGAGTCACTGCAGCGATATCAAAG ACACCTTCTTGGAGATGAGTTGGGGCCTCTGACTATAGATGATCTTGAGCATCTTGAGGTCCAACTTGATACTTCCCTCAAACACATTAGGTCCACCAGG ACACAAATGATGCTTGACCAGCTTTCTGATCTTCAAACTAAG GAGAAATTGTGGAATGAGGCTAACAAGGTTCTTGAAAGAAAG CAGATGGAAGAGATATATGCTGAAAACAACCTGCAACAAACATGGGGTGGTGCTGAGCAAAGTCTCACTTATGGTCAGCAGCAACATGCTCAATCTCAGGGTTTCTTCCAACCTCTAGAGTGCAACTCTTCCTTGCAAATTGG GTACGATCCAATAACAACTTCAAGCCAAATAACAGCAGTAACAAATGCCCAAAACGTGACTGGTATGATACCTGGCTGGATGCTGTGA